In Candidatus Epulonipiscium viviparus, one DNA window encodes the following:
- a CDS encoding YidC/Oxa1 family membrane protein insertase — MDFISNFFGEIFNIIFNFVAVLTPVGTLGIAIILFTFFTRLLLTPLQIKQQRTTRGMSKIQPEMQKIQQKYAGRKDQQSQLAQSQEMQALYKKYNINPWAGCLPLLIQLPLIYALYAVLRAPSKHITKLYELYQQLAAAIESTINNSATVIAEVIQQLPLSATAQLELDKMEGAANLGDTIANFTTQHWNVLLEKIPELNDTIAALINQKIDYEYFIFNLVDSPSQIVASGNYFAFIIPLLAGASTFIFSKISMSQSQPAANKNANGQPNQAEGMMKTMNIIMPIMMGSISYTVPYGLALYWIAGNLIMMGQQVFVAKIVKKEEAELEARLEAERKAERAALAAKRSNKKKKPNQGQKKSSTKAIQEKSTAKKAEIAEEGVKTKIEKPEKPAAPKERKERSQPGKKK, encoded by the coding sequence ATGGATTTTATAAGTAATTTTTTTGGAGAGATTTTTAACATAATTTTTAACTTTGTTGCTGTCTTAACGCCAGTGGGGACTCTTGGTATTGCTATTATTTTATTTACGTTTTTTACTAGGTTACTACTTACTCCTCTACAAATTAAACAACAAAGAACTACAAGAGGCATGAGTAAAATTCAACCAGAAATGCAAAAGATTCAACAAAAATATGCCGGTCGTAAAGATCAACAGTCGCAATTGGCTCAATCTCAAGAAATGCAGGCTTTATATAAAAAATACAACATAAATCCGTGGGCAGGTTGTTTGCCTTTATTAATTCAATTGCCATTGATTTATGCATTGTATGCTGTACTTAGAGCTCCAAGTAAGCACATTACCAAGCTGTATGAATTATATCAACAACTTGCTGCAGCAATTGAAAGTACAATTAACAATTCAGCTACGGTTATTGCAGAAGTTATCCAACAACTTCCCTTAAGTGCAACGGCTCAGTTAGAACTAGATAAAATGGAGGGCGCTGCAAATTTAGGTGATACCATTGCTAATTTTACGACTCAGCATTGGAATGTATTACTCGAAAAAATACCAGAACTTAATGATACAATAGCGGCGTTGATAAATCAAAAAATAGATTATGAATATTTTATTTTTAACCTTGTGGATTCACCTAGTCAAATTGTAGCATCAGGAAATTATTTTGCATTTATTATTCCTTTACTTGCTGGTGCATCAACGTTTATTTTCTCAAAGATTTCTATGTCTCAATCTCAACCAGCTGCAAATAAAAATGCGAATGGGCAACCAAATCAAGCTGAAGGTATGATGAAAACTATGAATATCATTATGCCTATTATGATGGGTTCTATCTCATATACTGTACCTTATGGTTTGGCTCTTTATTGGATTGCTGGTAATTTGATCATGATGGGACAACAGGTTTTTGTTGCAAAGATTGTTAAAAAAGAAGAGGCAGAGTTGGAAGCGCGGTTAGAGGCTGAAAGAAAGGCCGAGCGAGCTGCTTTAGCTGCGAAGAGAAGTAATAAAAAGAAAAAACCAAATCAGGGTCAAAAAAAGTCGTCAACAAAAGCGATACAAGAAAAATCAACTGCTAAAAAAGCAGAAATCGCTGAAGAAGGAGTAAAAACAAAAATAGAAAAACCAGAAAAACCAGCAGCTCCTAAAGAGCGAAAAGAAAGAAGTCAGCCTGGAAAGAAAAAGTAG
- the yidD gene encoding membrane protein insertion efficiency factor YidD translates to MKKLALFLIRFYQKCISPHLGPRCRFYPTCSSYTYEAIQIHGFFKGGLLGTFRILRCNPFCKGGFDPVPEKKK, encoded by the coding sequence ATGAAAAAACTTGCTTTATTTTTAATTAGATTTTATCAAAAATGTATTTCGCCACACTTAGGTCCTAGATGTAGATTTTATCCTACTTGTTCTAGCTATACTTATGAGGCAATACAAATACATGGGTTTTTTAAGGGAGGATTACTTGGAACATTTAGAATCTTACGATGTAACCCATTTTGTAAAGGTGGATTTGATCCAGTACCAGAGAAAAAGAAATAG